GGTGACCCTGGGTGGTAACGATCTTGCCTATGTTAATGTAATCAACCATCAAGGGCATTCCCTCCGGTTGGCCGGATATCTATGACCACGCCATCCTCCAGGACGACCTCCATCCCGGTAGTTTCCTGAAAGTTATCTCCGACTTTTAATTCCACCAGACTCTGGAGTTGCCCGTGAACTACCTCTTCCCCCGGATTCAGCCGGGCTACTTCCTTTAGTTTATCCAGCAGTTTCTGCCGGGCTTCCAACCGGCGGGCGCGTTCCTGTTCAATTTGCTTACGGGCGGCGGGCACACCCTGGGGATTTTGTTTTTCCAGCTCGGCCACCACGCGCCGGGCCTGAAATTCCAGGTGCTGCATCTGCACATCGATCTGGCGGATGGCTTGCTGGATACCGGTGCTTAATTTTTGTTTGTATCCCTCGGTAATTTTAACCTTAACCAACACGGGGCAAATGATGGTCAATTTATGCATAAGTTTATCGCCTCACCGACGGCAAAAAACGCATGTATGTACAGGGGAGGGTAAGCATGCCCTCCCCTAGACTATCTCCACAGTAACTTTTTTGCGCTGCCTGGCGGCCGCAGCCTTGGCCACGGTGCGGATGGCCCTGGCAATGCGACCCTGTTTGCCAATTACCTTGCCCATGTCTTCCGGGGCTACCTTAAGTTCAATCAGGCAGGATTTATCCTTTTCAATCATATTGACGCTAACCTTATCTGGTTGATCCACCAGGGCCTTGGCCAGGATCTCCACTACTTCCTTCATAACACATTAGACCTCCCTAAACTACTGGCTCT
This genomic interval from Desulfofundulus luciae contains the following:
- a CDS encoding YlqD family protein, with translation MHKLTIICPVLVKVKITEGYKQKLSTGIQQAIRQIDVQMQHLEFQARRVVAELEKQNPQGVPAARKQIEQERARRLEARQKLLDKLKEVARLNPGEEVVHGQLQSLVELKVGDNFQETTGMEVVLEDGVVIDIRPTGGNALDG
- a CDS encoding KH domain-containing protein; this encodes MKEVVEILAKALVDQPDKVSVNMIEKDKSCLIELKVAPEDMGKVIGKQGRIARAIRTVAKAAAARQRKKVTVEIV